From a single Photobacterium gaetbulicola Gung47 genomic region:
- a CDS encoding putative cytochrome d ubiquinol oxidase, subunit I (COG1271), with product MFTDIVELSRLQFALTAMYHFLFVPLTLGMAFLLAIMESVYVMTGKQIYKDMTKFWGKLFAINFALGVSTGLTMEFQFGTNWAYYSHYVGDIFGAPLAIEALIAFFLESTLVGLFFFGWDRLSKRQHLAVTWLVALGSNFSALWILVANGWMQNPVGAEFNFETMRMEMVSFAEVVLNPVAQVKFVHTVASGYVTGAMFVLAISSYYILKGRDIAFARRSFAIAAAFGMASILSVIVLGDESGYELGDVQKTKLAAIEAEWHTEEAPAAFTLFGIPNQETMETDYAIKIPYVMGIIATRSFDTEVTGLRDLKDEHEERIRNGMVAYGLLEKLRAGDKTPENIAAFDEVKHDLGYGFLLKPYAENVVDATEEDIARAADDSIPTVWPLFWSFRIMVACGFLMLGIIGAAFIQSCRHKITENKWVLKAALYGLPLPWIAVEAGWFVAEYGRQPWAVGEILPVSMAASNLAASDIITSLLAIIALYTVFLIAELYLMIKFARLGPSSLKTGRYHFEKTDAPQNVVSRQVEA from the coding sequence ATGTTCACTGATATCGTCGAACTATCGCGGTTACAGTTCGCATTAACAGCGATGTATCACTTTTTGTTCGTCCCATTGACTCTCGGTATGGCTTTCCTACTAGCCATCATGGAGTCGGTTTACGTAATGACCGGAAAGCAAATCTACAAGGACATGACCAAGTTCTGGGGTAAGCTTTTTGCCATTAACTTCGCCCTGGGTGTATCCACGGGTCTTACCATGGAGTTCCAGTTCGGTACTAACTGGGCATACTACTCCCACTACGTAGGTGATATTTTCGGTGCGCCGCTGGCTATCGAAGCCCTTATCGCTTTCTTCCTTGAATCTACCCTAGTCGGCCTGTTCTTCTTTGGTTGGGATCGTCTATCCAAGCGCCAGCACCTTGCTGTTACTTGGTTGGTTGCTCTTGGCTCTAACTTCTCGGCGCTATGGATTCTGGTGGCAAATGGTTGGATGCAGAACCCTGTCGGGGCAGAGTTCAACTTCGAAACCATGCGTATGGAAATGGTGAGCTTTGCAGAAGTGGTACTAAACCCGGTTGCGCAGGTGAAATTCGTTCACACCGTAGCATCTGGTTACGTAACAGGTGCGATGTTCGTACTGGCTATCAGTTCTTACTACATCCTTAAAGGCCGCGATATTGCCTTTGCCCGTCGTTCATTCGCCATTGCAGCAGCGTTCGGTATGGCGTCAATCCTATCTGTCATCGTGTTGGGTGACGAATCAGGTTACGAGCTAGGTGACGTTCAGAAGACTAAGCTAGCGGCCATCGAAGCTGAATGGCACACCGAAGAAGCGCCTGCGGCCTTTACTCTGTTCGGTATCCCTAACCAGGAAACGATGGAAACGGATTACGCGATCAAGATCCCTTATGTCATGGGTATCATCGCTACGCGTTCTTTCGACACCGAAGTGACCGGCCTGCGTGATCTAAAAGACGAGCACGAAGAGCGTATCCGTAACGGTATGGTGGCTTACGGCTTGCTTGAGAAACTGCGTGCCGGTGACAAGACTCCAGAAAACATTGCAGCATTCGACGAAGTGAAGCACGACCTTGGTTACGGTTTCCTGCTTAAGCCTTATGCTGAAAACGTTGTGGACGCAACAGAAGAAGATATCGCCCGTGCTGCGGATGACTCTATCCCAACAGTATGGCCGCTGTTCTGGAGCTTCCGTATCATGGTGGCATGTGGCTTCCTGATGCTGGGTATTATCGGTGCGGCATTCATCCAGTCTTGCCGTCATAAGATCACCGAGAACAAGTGGGTGCTGAAAGCGGCGCTATACGGCCTACCACTTCCTTGGATTGCAGTAGAAGCCGGTTGGTTCGTTGCCGAATACGGTCGCCAGCCATGGGCGGTGGGTGAGATCTTGCCGGTATCGATGGCGGCATCTAACCTTGCTGCTTCAGACATCATTACTTCTTTGCTGGCAATTATTGCACTGTACACAGTGTTCCTGATTGCTGAATTGTACCTGATGATCAAGTTTGCTCGTCTAGGTCCTAGCAGCCTGAAAACGGGCCGCTACCACTTTGAAAAAACCGATGCACCACAGAACGTGGTATCGCGTCAGGTTGAAGCATAA
- a CDS encoding putative cytochrome d ubiquinol oxidase, subunit II (COG1294), producing the protein MFEYEVLRFIWWVLIGVLCIGFAVTDGFDMGVGVLSRIIGKTDNERRVMINSIAPHWDGNQVWLITAGGALFAAWPLVYATAFSGFYFAMIITLAALWLRPIGFDYRSKIEDPKWRETWDKAIFVGSFVPPVIFGVAFGNLMQGVPFELNEFLIPTYKGSFFGLLNPFALLCGIVSILMITTQGAAYLQMKTTDAIRERARRVAMLTSVGTAVCFAIAGIWAQSIEGYIVTSEIMTNAPSNPLTKEVMRQSGALFANFDAYPLLWIAPALAVVMPVLTVLSSRANRGALAFITSSLTMAGVILTAGFALFPFIMPSSLVPNHSLTMWDATSSELTLNIMTGVAAVMVPIILAYTSWCYYKMFGRLDTKYIEENKNSLY; encoded by the coding sequence ATGTTTGAATATGAAGTATTGCGATTTATCTGGTGGGTGCTAATCGGTGTGCTATGCATCGGCTTCGCAGTCACTGATGGTTTTGATATGGGTGTGGGTGTACTGTCGCGCATTATCGGCAAGACAGACAACGAACGCCGGGTAATGATTAACTCAATCGCCCCGCACTGGGACGGTAACCAGGTTTGGTTGATCACCGCGGGTGGTGCACTCTTCGCAGCATGGCCATTGGTCTACGCAACAGCGTTTTCTGGCTTTTACTTTGCGATGATCATTACGCTAGCAGCACTATGGCTTCGTCCGATCGGTTTCGACTACCGTTCAAAGATTGAAGATCCAAAATGGCGTGAAACGTGGGATAAAGCCATCTTCGTCGGTAGCTTCGTACCGCCGGTGATCTTCGGTGTGGCGTTCGGTAACTTGATGCAGGGTGTACCGTTCGAGCTGAACGAGTTCCTGATCCCGACTTACAAGGGGTCGTTCTTCGGCCTGCTTAACCCGTTTGCCCTACTGTGCGGTATCGTGAGCATTTTGATGATCACCACCCAGGGTGCGGCATACCTGCAGATGAAAACCACCGACGCTATCCGCGAGCGCGCTCGCCGCGTTGCCATGCTTACCTCAGTGGGTACGGCAGTTTGTTTTGCCATTGCAGGTATCTGGGCTCAGAGCATCGAAGGTTACATCGTGACCTCTGAAATCATGACCAATGCGCCTTCTAACCCGCTGACCAAAGAAGTCATGCGCCAGAGCGGTGCGCTGTTTGCTAACTTTGACGCATACCCACTACTGTGGATTGCACCGGCGCTAGCGGTAGTGATGCCTGTACTGACCGTACTGAGCTCTCGTGCCAACCGCGGCGCACTGGCATTCATCACTTCTAGCCTGACTATGGCGGGCGTGATTTTGACGGCGGGTTTTGCCTTGTTCCCGTTCATCATGCCTTCAAGCCTGGTGCCAAACCACAGCTTGACCATGTGGGATGCGACGTCTTCTGAGCTGACGCTGAACATCATGACCGGTGTTGCGGCAGTGATGGTACCGATTATCCTGGCGTACACGTCTTGGTGTTACTACAAGATGTTTGGCCGCCTTGATACCAAATATATCGAAGAGAACAAGAACTCACTGTACTAA
- a CDS encoding cyd operon protein YbgTEB3 (COG4890), whose protein sequence is MWYFAWILGVLLACSFGIINALWLEATENMDKEDIGE, encoded by the coding sequence ATGTGGTATTTCGCTTGGATCCTGGGTGTGCTTCTGGCCTGCTCATTCGGTATCATCAACGCGCTGTGGCTTGAAGCGACAGAAAATATGGATAAAGAGGATATCGGTGAGTAA
- a CDS encoding hypothetical protein (COG0824), translating into MVMTEEHPFDWPIRVYYEDTDVGGLVYHANYIKFFERARTELFRSVGVSLNDLFAEKVSFVVRHMEVDYLKGAKLDDQLVVRTWPNTIRRASIEFCQVLVNTNGQTLCSASIQVACVHPDTLKPIKIPEHILSEITK; encoded by the coding sequence ATGGTAATGACCGAAGAGCATCCTTTTGACTGGCCGATCAGGGTCTACTACGAAGACACTGATGTCGGTGGCCTGGTTTATCATGCTAACTATATTAAGTTTTTTGAGCGGGCGAGGACGGAACTCTTCCGTTCTGTCGGTGTCAGTCTTAACGACTTGTTCGCCGAAAAAGTCAGTTTTGTTGTGCGCCATATGGAGGTTGATTATCTCAAGGGCGCCAAGTTGGATGATCAACTTGTTGTACGGACCTGGCCTAATACTATACGCCGGGCATCAATCGAATTTTGTCAGGTTTTAGTTAACACTAACGGGCAAACCTTGTGTAGCGCATCGATTCAGGTAGCCTGTGTCCACCCCGATACGTTGAAACCTATCAAGATCCCAGAACATATTTTATCGGAGATAACTAAGTGA